One window from the genome of Acuticoccus sp. I52.16.1 encodes:
- a CDS encoding DUF983 domain-containing protein: MNDRPLFEAMTRGMMGRCPNCGTGALFNGFLAVNDHCPVCGEALYHHRADDAPPYIVMSFVGIFVIGVMFYVEIAYEPALWVHAVIFLPMTVILSLVLLRPTKGVMIGLQWAKRMHGFNPNSPGGDA; the protein is encoded by the coding sequence ATGAACGACCGCCCGCTCTTCGAGGCGATGACGCGAGGCATGATGGGCCGCTGCCCCAACTGCGGCACCGGTGCGCTGTTCAACGGATTCCTGGCGGTGAACGATCATTGCCCGGTCTGCGGCGAGGCGCTCTACCACCACCGCGCCGACGATGCGCCGCCTTACATCGTGATGTCGTTCGTCGGCATCTTCGTGATCGGCGTGATGTTCTACGTCGAGATCGCCTACGAGCCGGCGCTATGGGTGCATGCGGTGATCTTCCTGCCGATGACGGTGATCCTGTCGCTGGTTCTGCTGCGCCCCACCAAGGGCGTCATGATCGGGTTGCAGTGGGCCAAGCGCATGCACGGTTTCAATCCCAACAGCCCAGGGGGGGACGCATGA
- a CDS encoding DUF983 domain-containing protein → MSQRMAGRPADPSADFAIDRDDLLATRSVWRAMWNGTKARCPACGDGGLYDGFIKVADACPTCGEALHHHRADDAPPYIVMMIVGHVVIAIMLLYEMMMTPQLWLHAAIFLPMTVVMSLLLMRPVKGMLVGLQWANLMHGFDPDYAGGDA, encoded by the coding sequence ATGAGCCAACGCATGGCCGGGCGACCGGCCGATCCCAGCGCGGACTTCGCCATCGACCGCGACGACCTGCTGGCGACCCGTTCGGTCTGGCGGGCGATGTGGAACGGGACGAAGGCGCGCTGCCCCGCATGCGGCGACGGCGGCCTCTACGACGGCTTCATCAAGGTCGCCGATGCCTGCCCGACCTGTGGCGAGGCGCTCCACCACCACCGCGCCGACGATGCGCCGCCCTACATCGTGATGATGATCGTCGGCCACGTCGTGATCGCGATCATGCTGCTCTACGAGATGATGATGACCCCCCAGCTGTGGCTGCACGCCGCCATCTTCCTGCCGATGACGGTGGTGATGTCCCTCCTCCTGATGCGCCCGGTGAAAGGTATGCTCGTCGGCCTGCAATGGGCCAACCTGATGCACGGGTTCGACCCGGACTACGCGGGGGGCGACGCGTGA
- a CDS encoding NUDIX domain-containing protein, with amino-acid sequence MSEATAAERLKRDAAAGKAEGHRRVTIRDAATLILIDREGPSVLMGRRSMRHVFMPGRFVFPGGRVDPTDARVKLEATFDPATLGKLTTAMRSSHGEARARALGAAAIREVYEETGVLVGTKGAATLPNGPAWQAFRDRGIGLDFSALRYVFRAVTPPGRPRRFDTRFFAIPREAIAEIDPTRVGEDAELEEIAWVTLDEARKLELPGITHIVIDSLAERLAAGPDLAAGGDVPFFRMVRGERKMVVL; translated from the coding sequence GTGAGCGAGGCGACCGCCGCCGAGCGGCTGAAGCGCGACGCAGCCGCCGGCAAGGCCGAGGGCCACCGCCGCGTCACGATCCGCGACGCCGCCACCCTCATCCTGATCGACCGTGAGGGTCCCTCGGTGCTGATGGGGCGGCGCTCGATGAGGCACGTGTTCATGCCCGGCCGGTTCGTCTTCCCCGGCGGCCGCGTGGACCCGACCGACGCGCGCGTGAAGCTCGAAGCCACGTTCGATCCGGCGACGCTCGGCAAGCTGACCACCGCGATGCGCTCCAGCCACGGCGAGGCTCGAGCGCGCGCGCTCGGCGCGGCGGCGATCCGCGAGGTCTACGAGGAGACCGGCGTTCTCGTCGGCACCAAGGGCGCGGCGACGCTGCCCAACGGCCCGGCCTGGCAGGCCTTCCGCGACCGCGGGATCGGGCTCGACTTCTCGGCCCTGCGCTATGTCTTCCGCGCGGTGACCCCGCCCGGCCGGCCGCGCCGATTCGATACCCGCTTCTTCGCCATCCCCCGCGAGGCGATCGCCGAGATCGACCCGACGCGCGTCGGCGAGGACGCGGAGCTGGAGGAGATCGCCTGGGTGACGCTGGACGAGGCGCGCAAGCTGGAGCTTCCCGGCATCACCCACATCGTGATCGACAGTCTGGCCGAACGGCTGGCCGCCGGCCCGGACCTCGCCGCCGGCGGCGACGTGCCCTTCTTCCGCATGGTCCGCGGCGAGCGAAAGATGGTGGTTCTCTAG
- a CDS encoding MFS transporter, whose product MDQTSRQTVASMSHSIAADPFAATPGRPLPKDSRRPPKGPTDLWALVAVISGITGVGAALSLSLPLLSIVLERRGISPSLVGVNTAVAGIAAIMVLPFVTTLARRFGTARVIVLAFVAMSVTLMGFFVVKPFVLWFPLRFVFSASITLIFALTEFWIGCLAPPDRRGFVVGIYTAFLSIGISIGPLILALVGTEGVLPFAIGATAILAATVPVLFVSGREPLLPDGGQKNLLRYVALAPLALFAALVFGAVESGGTAILPLYGTAIGLAASHSVVLVSAVAVGNILSQIPIGYLADKVNKRVLLLGSAAVGAVGALLIPLVHDHFVLLLAVLFVTGGIVTGLYTIGLTQLGERYHGADLASANAAFVMMYAFGMLIGPISLGAGLDLFPPHGFAIAIAVIFAIYVILGSLRILSDGVGD is encoded by the coding sequence ATGGACCAGACGTCTCGCCAGACTGTGGCCTCGATGTCGCACTCGATCGCCGCCGATCCCTTCGCTGCGACGCCCGGCCGCCCCTTGCCCAAGGACTCCCGCCGGCCGCCCAAGGGACCGACCGATCTGTGGGCGCTCGTGGCCGTGATCAGCGGCATCACCGGCGTGGGCGCGGCGTTGTCGCTGAGCCTGCCGTTGTTGTCGATCGTGCTGGAGCGGCGCGGCATCTCGCCGTCGCTGGTCGGCGTCAACACCGCCGTCGCCGGCATCGCGGCGATCATGGTGCTCCCCTTCGTCACCACGCTGGCGCGCCGCTTCGGCACCGCGCGGGTGATCGTGCTCGCCTTCGTCGCCATGTCGGTCACGTTGATGGGCTTCTTCGTGGTGAAGCCGTTCGTCCTGTGGTTTCCGCTGCGGTTCGTCTTCTCCGCCTCCATTACGCTGATCTTCGCGCTGACGGAGTTCTGGATCGGCTGCCTCGCGCCGCCCGACCGGCGGGGCTTCGTGGTGGGGATCTACACCGCGTTCCTGTCCATCGGCATCTCCATCGGCCCGCTGATCCTGGCGCTGGTCGGCACCGAGGGGGTCCTCCCCTTCGCCATCGGCGCGACGGCGATCCTGGCGGCCACCGTGCCGGTGCTCTTCGTCTCCGGGCGGGAGCCGCTGCTGCCGGACGGCGGGCAGAAGAACCTCCTGCGTTACGTCGCGCTCGCCCCGCTGGCGCTGTTCGCGGCGCTGGTGTTCGGCGCGGTCGAGTCCGGCGGCACGGCGATCCTGCCGCTCTACGGCACCGCGATCGGCCTGGCGGCGAGCCACTCGGTCGTGCTGGTCAGCGCGGTGGCGGTCGGCAACATCCTTTCGCAGATCCCCATCGGCTACCTCGCCGACAAGGTGAACAAGCGCGTCCTGCTGCTCGGCTCGGCGGCGGTCGGCGCGGTGGGGGCATTGCTGATCCCGCTGGTGCATGACCATTTCGTGCTGCTGCTGGCCGTGCTCTTCGTCACCGGCGGCATCGTCACCGGCCTCTATACGATCGGCCTGACGCAGCTCGGCGAGCGCTACCACGGCGCCGACCTCGCCTCGGCCAACGCCGCCTTCGTGATGATGTACGCGTTCGGCATGCTGATCGGCCCGATTTCGTTGGGTGCCGGGCTCGATCTCTTCCCGCCGCATGGATTTGCCATTGCCATCGCGGTGATTTTCGCCATCTACGTGATCTTGGGCTCGCTCAGGATCCTGTCCGATGGGGTGGGCGATTGA
- the rpmG gene encoding 50S ribosomal protein L33, whose product MAKANTIKVKLVSTADTGYFYVTKKNTRTMTEKMAKTKYDPVAKKHVEFREAKIK is encoded by the coding sequence ATGGCGAAGGCCAACACCATCAAAGTCAAGCTCGTGTCGACCGCGGACACCGGCTACTTCTACGTCACCAAAAAGAACACGCGGACCATGACCGAGAAGATGGCCAAGACCAAGTACGACCCGGTCGCCAAGAAGCACGTCGAATTCCGCGAAGCGAAAATCAAATAA
- a CDS encoding response regulator, with product MAHRVLIVEDNELNMKLFHDLLEASGMEILETRNGIDALKVAKAERPDLIVMDIQLPEMSGLEVTEQIKSDPDLKPIPVIAVTAFAMKGDEERIRAAGCEAYLSKPISIDRFISTIKSFLPK from the coding sequence ATGGCCCACAGGGTGCTCATCGTGGAAGACAACGAGCTGAATATGAAGCTCTTCCACGATCTGCTCGAGGCGAGCGGGATGGAAATCCTGGAAACGCGCAACGGGATCGACGCCTTGAAGGTGGCCAAAGCAGAGCGGCCGGATCTCATCGTGATGGACATCCAGCTTCCCGAGATGTCCGGCCTGGAGGTGACGGAGCAGATCAAGTCGGACCCCGACTTGAAGCCGATCCCCGTCATCGCGGTGACGGCATTTGCGATGAAGGGCGACGAGGAACGCATCCGCGCCGCCGGTTGTGAGGCCTACCTGTCGAAGCCCATCTCGATCGATCGCTTCATCTCGACGATCAAGTCGTTCCTGCCGAAGTGA
- a CDS encoding DUF3572 domain-containing protein, whose protein sequence is MTRSRRNADDPDAGTIAIAALSYFATEPKTMSRFFALTGLDPTTLRDAASSPTFIAGLLDFVLADERVLIAVAEAQETTPDAIVRARQALERRVGGDPVAGSVADDGWPPRPHDDWA, encoded by the coding sequence GTGACGAGGTCCCGCCGCAACGCGGACGACCCCGACGCCGGCACCATCGCCATCGCCGCTCTATCCTACTTTGCGACGGAACCGAAGACGATGAGCCGCTTCTTCGCGCTCACGGGCCTGGATCCGACCACCCTGCGCGATGCGGCGTCATCCCCGACCTTCATCGCGGGCCTTCTCGACTTCGTGCTGGCCGACGAACGGGTGCTCATCGCCGTCGCCGAAGCCCAGGAAACCACGCCCGACGCCATCGTGCGCGCCCGCCAGGCGCTCGAGCGGCGCGTCGGCGGCGACCCTGTCGCCGGCTCGGTCGCCGACGACGGCTGGCCGCCCCGCCCCCACGACGACTGGGCCTAG
- a CDS encoding DNA polymerase IV produces MSAAAALCRDCAAILPIDAPTRCPRCRSPRLVRHAELTALVIAHVDCDAFFAAVEKRDDPSLRDVPVIVGGGRRGVVSTCCYLARIHGVRSAMPMFKALQACPDAVVVRPNFEKYVAAGREVRDRMKALTPLVQPLSIDEAFLDLSGTERLHGAPPAAVMARFAKRVEDEIGITVSVGLAPNKFLAKFASDADKPRGYTVVGQVDAEARLADEPVTRLPGVGPAAARKLEAGGVRLVRDVQRANLTDLMRRFGETGQRLKRLAHGKDDRAVDPSSERKSVSAEETFEADIADRHTLLALLRHLSEKVSTRAKAAEIGGRTITLKLKTPQFRTISRSESLEGPTAMAHRIFAVGKALLLAEPEGQPYRLIGIGISGLVPAGEADGEELFDPARTRLGKAERAMDALRARFGDDAVVTGLSLSRPQRHSRPDVPRTDDHRAAEPGPGAPTAGRRPRGQSE; encoded by the coding sequence ATGAGCGCCGCCGCCGCGCTCTGCCGGGACTGCGCGGCGATTCTTCCCATCGACGCGCCGACCCGTTGCCCGCGCTGCCGCAGCCCGCGCTTGGTGCGACACGCCGAACTGACCGCGCTCGTCATCGCCCATGTCGACTGTGACGCCTTCTTCGCGGCTGTGGAAAAGCGCGACGACCCGTCGCTGCGCGATGTGCCGGTGATCGTCGGCGGCGGCCGGCGCGGGGTGGTCTCCACCTGCTGCTACCTCGCCCGCATCCACGGCGTTCGCTCGGCGATGCCGATGTTCAAGGCGTTGCAGGCCTGCCCCGACGCGGTGGTGGTCCGCCCCAACTTCGAGAAATATGTCGCCGCGGGGCGCGAGGTGCGCGACCGGATGAAGGCGCTGACGCCCCTGGTTCAGCCGCTGTCGATCGACGAGGCCTTCCTCGACCTGTCCGGCACCGAGCGGCTGCACGGGGCGCCACCCGCCGCCGTCATGGCCCGTTTCGCCAAGCGCGTGGAGGACGAGATCGGCATCACCGTCTCGGTCGGTCTCGCGCCCAACAAGTTCCTGGCCAAGTTCGCCTCGGACGCCGACAAGCCGCGCGGCTACACGGTGGTCGGCCAGGTCGATGCCGAGGCACGCCTCGCGGACGAGCCGGTGACGCGCCTGCCGGGGGTCGGTCCCGCCGCGGCACGCAAGCTGGAGGCCGGCGGCGTGCGTCTTGTGCGCGACGTGCAGCGCGCCAACCTGACCGACCTGATGCGGCGCTTCGGTGAAACCGGGCAGCGCCTGAAGCGCCTCGCGCACGGCAAGGACGACCGTGCCGTCGACCCGTCGAGCGAACGGAAATCGGTCTCCGCCGAGGAGACTTTCGAGGCGGACATCGCCGACCGGCACACGCTGCTCGCCCTGCTGCGCCACCTGTCGGAGAAAGTCTCGACGCGGGCGAAGGCGGCCGAGATCGGCGGGCGCACCATCACGCTGAAGCTGAAGACGCCGCAGTTCCGCACGATCTCCCGCTCCGAGAGTCTCGAGGGGCCGACCGCGATGGCGCACCGCATCTTCGCCGTCGGCAAGGCGCTGCTGCTCGCCGAGCCCGAGGGGCAGCCCTACCGCCTCATCGGCATCGGCATCAGCGGCCTGGTGCCCGCCGGCGAGGCCGACGGCGAGGAGCTGTTCGACCCCGCCCGCACCCGCCTCGGCAAGGCCGAGCGCGCCATGGACGCGCTGCGCGCCCGCTTCGGCGACGACGCCGTGGTGACCGGCCTCTCGCTCTCGCGCCCGCAGCGGCATTCCCGGCCGGACGTCCCGCGCACGGACGACCACCGCGCCGCAGAGCCCGGACCCGGCGCTCCGACCGCCGGCCGCCGGCCGCGAGGTCAGAGCGAGTAA
- a CDS encoding calcium-binding protein yields the protein MGGGRIDEFALQADGALDRVSEDIVDGLSWHGSFVTVETSDGPLLLYHQPPYAGSVHGSDLAYDIGGTLDRIAGPTQHLASVSLPDVAVAQIGGEAYLISAREPRNGPPALVSSRVADDGSLTVTDTVDLGGAIGSEIAVAELRDRALIFRGGNTYETLRADGAFGPTVTFDAPATSYEQIEVLEFGGLDHLFTASAGAGALGGLIVRRNGAIGTFDTGVDVSGIVDMGSGTVWGQSFLVTLSVGAPGEDERLTLYEVSGTGTLTELATTTHEVDLSAYTEGGLVLAYAGGGLHVVFSSIMDPSEDPVWPFGGDEEVLFYRIDGLTLDGAPTEGDDDLDGTAGTAGGDVIDALAGADTVAGLDGADRISGRLGADVLGGGRGDDAIFGGRGADTLHGQGGDDTLHGQEGADAIEGDRGGDMLWGGGGHDVLSGEGGDDTLVGGDGHDHLSDARGDDRLWGGAGADTLCGGAGADTLTGGAGADVFRFLPQGARDTVTDFQPGRDTLDFSTFGIDDPGADPRVAVRGIGARDTLVKVGDSSVVLLGVQPEEVDLDAMVFGPDPFYSL from the coding sequence GTGGGCGGGGGACGCATCGACGAGTTCGCGCTCCAGGCCGACGGCGCCCTCGATCGGGTCTCAGAGGATATCGTCGACGGTCTGTCCTGGCATGGTTCTTTCGTGACGGTCGAGACGTCGGACGGACCGTTGCTCCTCTACCACCAGCCGCCTTATGCCGGGTCCGTGCACGGCAGCGACCTGGCCTATGACATCGGCGGGACGCTGGACCGCATCGCGGGCCCGACCCAGCACCTCGCCAGCGTGAGCCTTCCCGACGTGGCGGTCGCCCAGATCGGCGGCGAGGCCTACCTGATCTCCGCACGCGAGCCGCGCAACGGGCCGCCGGCGCTCGTCTCGAGCCGGGTCGCCGACGATGGCTCCCTCACGGTAACGGACACGGTGGACCTTGGCGGCGCCATCGGCAGCGAAATCGCTGTGGCCGAGCTGCGCGACCGGGCGCTGATTTTCCGCGGAGGCAACACCTACGAGACGCTGCGGGCCGACGGTGCGTTCGGCCCCACGGTGACCTTCGACGCGCCGGCGACATCCTACGAACAGATCGAAGTCCTCGAATTCGGTGGCCTCGATCATCTCTTCACCGCGTCGGCGGGCGCGGGGGCGCTGGGGGGGCTCATCGTGCGCCGCAACGGCGCGATCGGCACCTTCGACACGGGTGTCGACGTGTCGGGTATCGTCGACATGGGGAGCGGGACGGTCTGGGGGCAGAGCTTCCTCGTCACGCTCTCGGTCGGTGCGCCCGGTGAAGACGAGCGCCTGACGCTCTACGAGGTGTCGGGCACCGGCACGCTCACCGAGCTCGCCACCACGACGCACGAGGTGGATCTGTCGGCCTACACCGAGGGCGGCCTCGTGCTGGCCTACGCCGGCGGCGGGCTGCACGTCGTGTTCAGCTCCATCATGGACCCGTCCGAGGATCCGGTCTGGCCGTTCGGAGGGGACGAGGAGGTCCTCTTCTATCGCATCGACGGCCTCACGCTGGACGGAGCCCCCACGGAAGGCGACGACGACCTCGACGGCACCGCCGGCACCGCCGGCGGCGACGTGATCGACGCGTTGGCCGGCGCCGATACCGTCGCGGGGCTTGACGGGGCGGACCGAATCTCCGGCCGCCTCGGCGCCGACGTGCTGGGCGGGGGGCGCGGCGACGACGCGATCTTCGGCGGGCGTGGCGCGGACACGCTGCACGGGCAGGGCGGCGACGACACGCTGCACGGCCAGGAGGGCGCCGACGCGATCGAGGGCGATCGCGGCGGCGACATGTTGTGGGGCGGCGGCGGTCACGACGTCCTCTCCGGCGAAGGGGGCGACGACACGCTCGTCGGCGGGGACGGTCACGATCACCTGTCGGACGCTCGCGGCGACGACAGGCTGTGGGGCGGCGCCGGGGCGGATACGCTCTGCGGCGGTGCGGGCGCGGATACGCTGACCGGCGGCGCCGGCGCGGACGTCTTCCGGTTCCTCCCCCAGGGCGCGCGCGACACGGTGACCGACTTTCAACCCGGCCGCGACACGCTCGACTTCTCGACCTTCGGCATCGACGATCCGGGCGCAGACCCGCGGGTCGCGGTGCGCGGTATCGGCGCGCGGGACACTCTGGTGAAGGTGGGCGATTCCTCGGTCGTGCTCCTCGGCGTCCAGCCGGAGGAGGTCGACCTCGACGCGATGGTGTTCGGCCCGGACCCCTTTTACTCGCTCTGA
- the ilvC gene encoding ketol-acid reductoisomerase: protein MRVYYDRDADISLIKGKKIAVVGYGSQGHAHTLNLRDSGCPDIVVALRPGSASAKKAEGEGIKVMTVEEAAQWADVVMMLTPDELQADIYNDQLAANMKEGAALLFAHGLNVHFNLIEPRKDLDVLMVAPKGPGHTVRSEYQRGGGVPTLIAIAQDATGNAHDLGLAYASAIGGGRAGVIETTFKEECETDLFGEQVVLCGGLVELIRAGFETLVEAGYAPEMAYFECLHEVKLIVDLIYEGGIANMNYSISNTAEYGEYVTGPRIITDETKAEMKKVLTDIQSGTFTRNWMLENKVNQTSFKATRAKNNAHQIEEVGEGLRAMMPWIKEKALVDKSKN, encoded by the coding sequence ATGCGCGTCTACTACGACCGCGACGCCGACATCAGCCTGATCAAGGGCAAGAAGATCGCCGTCGTCGGCTATGGCAGCCAGGGCCATGCCCACACCCTCAACCTGCGCGATTCGGGCTGCCCGGACATTGTCGTGGCGCTGCGCCCCGGCTCCGCCTCCGCCAAGAAGGCCGAAGGCGAGGGCATCAAGGTCATGACGGTGGAAGAGGCCGCTCAGTGGGCCGACGTCGTCATGATGCTGACGCCGGACGAGCTGCAGGCCGACATCTACAACGACCAGCTCGCCGCCAACATGAAAGAGGGCGCCGCGCTCCTCTTCGCGCACGGCCTCAACGTGCACTTCAACCTCATCGAGCCGCGCAAGGACCTCGACGTCCTGATGGTGGCGCCCAAGGGCCCGGGCCACACGGTGCGCTCCGAGTACCAGCGCGGCGGCGGCGTGCCGACGCTCATCGCCATCGCGCAGGACGCCACCGGCAACGCGCACGACCTCGGCCTCGCCTACGCCTCGGCGATCGGTGGCGGCCGTGCCGGCGTCATCGAGACGACCTTCAAGGAAGAGTGCGAGACGGATCTCTTCGGCGAGCAGGTCGTCCTGTGCGGCGGTCTGGTCGAGCTGATCCGCGCCGGCTTCGAGACGCTGGTCGAGGCGGGCTATGCCCCCGAGATGGCCTACTTCGAGTGCCTGCACGAGGTGAAGCTCATCGTCGACCTCATCTACGAGGGCGGCATCGCCAACATGAACTACTCGATCTCCAACACCGCCGAGTACGGTGAGTACGTCACCGGCCCGCGCATCATCACCGACGAGACCAAGGCGGAGATGAAGAAGGTGCTGACGGACATCCAGTCCGGCACGTTCACGCGCAACTGGATGCTGGAGAACAAGGTCAACCAGACCTCGTTCAAGGCGACCCGCGCGAAGAACAACGCCCACCAGATCGAAGAGGTCGGCGAGGGTCTGCGCGCGATGATGCCGTGGATCAAGGAAAAGGCGCTGGTCGACAAGTCGAAGAACTAA
- a CDS encoding cytochrome c family protein, with amino-acid sequence MTKLVLAVAAAVTLATAAPALAQDPAAGEKVFRMCMACHAVGEGAQNKIGPQLNGVIGRQPGTLEGFKYSPGMVEFGEGKVWDEALLDSFLESPRKSVKGTKMAFGGLRREEQRADIIAYLATFSE; translated from the coding sequence ATGACAAAGCTCGTGCTGGCGGTGGCCGCCGCCGTCACCCTCGCCACCGCCGCGCCGGCGCTGGCCCAGGACCCGGCCGCCGGTGAGAAGGTCTTCCGGATGTGCATGGCCTGCCACGCGGTCGGCGAGGGCGCTCAGAACAAGATCGGCCCGCAGCTCAACGGGGTCATCGGCCGGCAGCCGGGGACGCTGGAAGGGTTCAAGTATTCACCGGGCATGGTCGAGTTCGGCGAAGGCAAAGTGTGGGACGAGGCGTTGCTCGATTCGTTCCTGGAATCGCCGCGCAAGTCCGTGAAGGGCACGAAGATGGCCTTCGGCGGCCTGCGCCGCGAGGAACAGCGGGCCGACATCATCGCCTATCTCGCCACCTTCTCCGAGTAG
- the fghA gene encoding S-formylglutathione hydrolase yields MTMDIVSRFAAHGGQQLVAKHTSRATGTEMTFAVYLPPQAEAGPRPVLWYLSGLTCTHANVMEKGEYRKAAAEAGIIVVCPDTSPRGEGVADDEAYDLGQGAGFYVDATQPPFSPHFKMRTYIEEELPEVVAANVPADLGRQGIFGHSMGGHGALTIALRHPERFASVSAFAPIVAPAQVPWGQKAFPAYLGGDTSRWRRHDAVALIEDGARVKDILVDQGEADNFLADQLKPELLAKACADAGIDLTLRMRPGYDHSYYFISTFMPDHIAWHAERLGV; encoded by the coding sequence ATGACGATGGACATCGTCTCGCGTTTCGCCGCGCACGGCGGCCAGCAGCTCGTCGCCAAGCACACCTCGCGCGCCACCGGCACGGAGATGACCTTCGCCGTCTACCTGCCGCCGCAGGCGGAAGCCGGGCCGCGGCCGGTGCTGTGGTACCTATCCGGGCTCACGTGCACCCATGCCAACGTCATGGAGAAGGGCGAGTATCGCAAGGCGGCGGCCGAGGCGGGCATCATCGTCGTGTGCCCCGATACCAGCCCCCGCGGCGAGGGCGTGGCCGATGACGAGGCCTACGATCTCGGCCAGGGCGCGGGCTTCTACGTCGACGCGACGCAGCCGCCCTTCTCGCCGCACTTCAAGATGCGCACCTATATCGAGGAGGAGCTGCCGGAGGTGGTGGCTGCGAACGTCCCCGCCGACCTGGGGCGGCAGGGGATCTTCGGTCATTCGATGGGAGGACATGGCGCGTTGACGATCGCGCTGCGCCATCCCGAGCGGTTCGCCTCGGTCTCCGCCTTCGCGCCCATCGTGGCCCCGGCGCAGGTGCCCTGGGGGCAGAAGGCTTTCCCCGCCTATCTTGGGGGCGACACCTCCCGATGGCGCCGGCACGACGCCGTGGCGCTGATCGAGGACGGGGCGCGCGTGAAGGACATCCTCGTCGACCAGGGCGAGGCGGACAATTTCCTCGCCGATCAGCTCAAGCCGGAGCTGCTGGCGAAAGCCTGCGCCGACGCCGGCATCGACCTCACCCTGCGGATGCGGCCGGGCTACGATCACTCCTACTACTTCATCTCCACCTTCATGCCCGACCACATCGCCTGGCACGCCGAGCGCCTGGGCGTCTGA